Within Sporosarcina sp. PTS2304, the genomic segment GAATATACGATGTAGTATATTTACTAACGGACAAACAATATCTATAAACGTTTGCTTATGTAGATGTACTCGAAAGGAAGTGCGAGCTTGTGGAACCTATGGAGCAATTATGGGACGCTACAGTTGAGGAAGTAAAACAAGGATACATAGAAGAGAAAAATGCCTATCAATGTTTGTTGTGTGGCAAACGACTGGAGAAAGGGATTATTTATCCGTATGAGCACGCTTTATATGATGCGGAGCGATTCATGCGTGTTCATATCGAACATTCTCATCAATCGGTTTTTTCGTATTTGATCGGCTTGGATAAGAAATGGACAGGTCTGACCGAACATCAAGGGGATGTCCTACGGTTGTTTTATCAAGGCAAGACGGACAAAGAAGTTCAAGATGAATTGGCAATCGGCAGTGCCACTACCGTTCGTCATCACCGGTTCGCGCTGAAAGAAAAAGAACGACAAGCGAAAGCGTTTTTGGCGATGATGGAACTGATCAAAGAACGAGCAGATCAACCGACTGCTTTTCTGA encodes:
- a CDS encoding DUF2087 domain-containing protein — translated: MEQLWDATVEEVKQGYIEEKNAYQCLLCGKRLEKGIIYPYEHALYDAERFMRVHIEHSHQSVFSYLIGLDKKWTGLTEHQGDVLRLFYQGKTDKEVQDELAIGSATTVRHHRFALKEKERQAKAFLAMMELIKERADQPTAFLTPQKAAQVVGDNTALAEDEKHAILQRFFPEGVTGMVNEFPTTEQQQMIVMQEVARRLNGEITYSADELERLLRTIHADVDRLKKALVDYGFVGQTRDGSQYWLK